In one Pyxidicoccus xibeiensis genomic region, the following are encoded:
- a CDS encoding class I SAM-dependent rRNA methyltransferase, which produces MLSTYLSRDAARRLRHGAPWLRREDIVSMEGTPQPGEPVQLRDEDGSVLGLGDVDLEASYAVRRLGQPDEAVEGLIPRHLRHAFERRGRLVDDPRFCRVVNDDGDGLPGLVVDRYDTHFVVQTLTRAMDARQAEITRALVEVTGAGSVLLRNDTPRRKALSLPTQRPHVLYGTPPRWCRLLELGARFTVDLTYGLGTGYQYDQRELRRIIARLSQGGRVLDVACNVGGLFVHAGLHGARQLLAFDRNPDSADLARENAEANGLLGRATVETGESLQVLRALRDTFDLVLLDTPGVGSEEAFVEQFRHALRRTRHGGKLLVAGYHPPLPVGGFDELVATACEGEARIATRLARLGLPPDHPTLVGSPGSEYLEAVALEVS; this is translated from the coding sequence TTGCTCAGCACCTATCTGTCCCGGGATGCCGCCCGCCGGCTTCGCCATGGTGCCCCCTGGCTTCGCCGGGAGGACATCGTCTCGATGGAAGGCACGCCCCAGCCCGGTGAGCCCGTGCAGCTCCGGGACGAGGACGGCTCGGTGCTGGGACTGGGCGACGTGGACCTGGAGGCCTCGTACGCGGTGCGTCGGCTGGGCCAGCCGGACGAGGCCGTGGAGGGCCTCATCCCCCGCCACCTCCGCCACGCCTTCGAGCGGCGCGGCCGGCTGGTGGACGACCCGCGCTTCTGCCGGGTGGTGAACGATGACGGGGACGGCCTGCCCGGCCTCGTCGTGGACCGCTACGACACCCACTTCGTGGTGCAGACCCTCACCCGCGCCATGGACGCGCGCCAGGCGGAAATCACCCGCGCGCTGGTGGAGGTGACGGGCGCCGGCTCGGTGCTGCTGCGCAACGACACGCCCCGCCGCAAGGCCCTGAGCCTGCCCACGCAGCGGCCCCACGTCCTCTATGGCACCCCGCCCCGCTGGTGCCGGCTGCTGGAGCTAGGGGCGCGCTTCACCGTGGACCTCACCTACGGGCTGGGCACCGGCTATCAGTACGACCAGCGCGAGCTGCGTCGCATCATCGCCCGCCTGTCCCAGGGCGGCCGGGTGCTGGACGTGGCCTGCAACGTCGGCGGCCTCTTCGTCCACGCGGGCCTGCACGGGGCGCGGCAGCTGCTGGCCTTCGACAGGAACCCGGACTCCGCGGACCTGGCCCGGGAGAACGCCGAGGCCAACGGCCTGCTCGGCCGGGCAACGGTGGAGACGGGCGAGTCGCTCCAGGTGCTTCGCGCCCTGCGGGACACCTTCGACCTGGTCCTCCTGGACACGCCCGGTGTGGGCTCCGAGGAGGCCTTCGTGGAGCAGTTCCGGCACGCCCTGCGGCGCACCCGCCATGGAGGGAAGCTGCTGGTGGCCGGCTACCACCCCCCCCTGCCCGTGGGGGGCTTCGACGAGCTGGTGGCCACCGCCTGCGAGGGGGAGGCCCGCATCGCCACCCGGCTGGCCCGCCTGGGCCTGCCCCCGGACCACCCCACGCTGGTCGGCTCCCCTGGTTCCGAGTACCTCGAAGCCGTGGCCCTCGAAGTGAGCTGA
- the gap gene encoding type I glyceraldehyde-3-phosphate dehydrogenase, giving the protein MATRIAINGFGRIGRCILRAALSRKEDLEIVAINDLDKPAALAHLFKYDSVHRTWPGTVKASEKGIVVDGKEIAVTAEKDPTVLPWKSMNVDVVLECTGRFTARDGAEKHLKAGAKKVIISAPAKGPDLTIAYGINHNEYDPAKHHIISNASCTTNCLAPLAKVLVDNFGIEKGLMTTVHSYTNDQRILDLTHEDMRRARAAALSMIPTSTGAAKAIGEVIPQLKGKMHGISVRVPTPNVSLVDLTVNTTKPATAEAIIEAYRKAADGALKGILQFSDEPTVSVDYNGNPHSAIFDSTNCFVVGDNLVKVMAWYDNEWGFSNRMVDTAKFLVSKGI; this is encoded by the coding sequence ATGGCTACCCGGATTGCCATCAATGGCTTCGGTCGTATCGGACGCTGCATCCTGCGCGCCGCCCTCAGCCGCAAGGAAGACCTCGAGATTGTCGCCATCAACGACCTCGACAAGCCCGCGGCACTGGCGCACCTGTTCAAGTACGACTCCGTGCACCGCACCTGGCCGGGCACGGTGAAGGCCTCCGAGAAGGGCATCGTGGTGGACGGCAAGGAGATTGCCGTCACCGCGGAGAAGGACCCCACGGTGCTGCCGTGGAAGAGCATGAACGTGGACGTGGTGCTGGAGTGCACCGGCCGCTTCACCGCTCGCGACGGCGCCGAGAAGCACCTGAAGGCGGGCGCGAAGAAGGTCATCATCTCCGCCCCGGCCAAGGGCCCGGACCTCACCATCGCCTACGGCATCAACCACAACGAGTACGACCCGGCGAAGCACCACATCATCTCGAACGCCTCGTGCACCACCAACTGCCTGGCGCCCCTCGCCAAGGTGCTGGTGGACAACTTCGGCATCGAGAAGGGCCTGATGACCACGGTCCACAGCTACACCAACGACCAGCGCATCCTGGACCTCACCCACGAGGACATGCGCCGCGCCCGCGCCGCCGCGCTCTCCATGATTCCCACCAGCACCGGCGCCGCGAAGGCCATCGGCGAGGTGATTCCGCAACTGAAGGGGAAGATGCACGGCATCTCGGTGCGCGTACCCACCCCGAACGTGTCCCTGGTGGACCTGACGGTGAACACCACCAAGCCCGCCACCGCCGAGGCCATCATCGAGGCCTACCGCAAGGCCGCGGACGGCGCGCTCAAGGGCATCCTCCAGTTCAGCGACGAGCCCACGGTGTCGGTGGACTACAACGGCAACCCGCACTCGGCCATCTTCGACTCCACCAACTGCTTCGTGGTGGGCGACAACCTGGTGAAGGTCATGGCCTGGTACGACAACGAGTGGGGCTTCTCCAACCGCATGGTGGACACGGCGAAGTTCCTGGTCTCCAAGGGCATCTAG
- a CDS encoding 3'-5' exoribonuclease YhaM family protein — MTNENVPETAPPTTPEGSVETVRKVYAADLREKDRVNTVFRVTKKEKVTARSGKVFLALTLVDKSGEVDARIFDKVDALEPTFQSGDFVLVQGGVIQFHGRTQVVVEAVERLDPEPLDPKEFEPPPAPPADAKPAQDGKPAQDGKAAQEGKPAGEAKASENRADKAEARNTEGKEPKGPEGRHDGAAGARAAGLIREMVSERINDPHVKQLLLAFLDDPQIAAGLPVAPAAKGMHHAWRGGLAEHLLSVMRLTLRVADHYPMADRDLLLAGALLHDVMKVAEISPDKGFDYTDEGKLVGHLVMTAQKIREKTLAIPGFPPLLEQHLTHLVISHHGHLEYGSPKVPMTLEAHIVHALDSLDSRIASWLEAMQKDSNEKWTDVLRHYDRQLWKGPAPTSRGRAPVEGGGGGRRKSREEKRKNRGDKPQQQAAAPAEGAAAPQPARDEQRPPRRERPPREERAREDRPPREDRPPREDRPPREERAPRPPREERPPRDPNSLPRELTFKPFSALTSIAPAGNGNGEGSSES, encoded by the coding sequence ATGACCAACGAAAACGTGCCAGAGACCGCGCCCCCTACCACCCCGGAAGGTTCCGTGGAGACCGTCCGCAAGGTGTACGCGGCGGACCTGCGCGAGAAGGACCGCGTCAACACCGTCTTCCGCGTCACCAAGAAGGAGAAGGTGACCGCGCGCAGCGGCAAGGTGTTCCTCGCCCTGACCCTCGTCGACAAGAGCGGCGAGGTGGACGCGCGCATCTTCGACAAGGTGGACGCGCTCGAGCCCACCTTCCAGTCCGGTGACTTCGTGCTGGTGCAGGGCGGCGTCATCCAGTTCCACGGCCGCACCCAGGTGGTGGTCGAGGCCGTGGAGCGGCTGGACCCGGAGCCCCTGGACCCCAAGGAGTTCGAGCCGCCTCCGGCCCCGCCCGCGGACGCGAAGCCGGCTCAGGACGGCAAGCCCGCGCAGGACGGCAAGGCCGCGCAGGAGGGCAAGCCCGCTGGCGAGGCGAAGGCGTCCGAGAACCGCGCCGACAAGGCCGAGGCCCGGAACACCGAGGGCAAGGAGCCCAAGGGCCCCGAAGGGCGCCATGACGGCGCGGCGGGCGCGCGCGCGGCCGGCCTCATCCGGGAGATGGTCTCCGAGCGCATCAACGACCCGCACGTGAAGCAGCTGCTGCTGGCCTTCCTGGACGACCCGCAGATTGCCGCGGGCCTGCCGGTGGCCCCGGCCGCCAAGGGCATGCACCACGCGTGGCGCGGCGGACTGGCCGAGCACCTGCTGTCGGTGATGCGGCTGACGCTGCGCGTGGCGGACCACTACCCCATGGCGGACCGCGACCTGCTGCTGGCCGGCGCGCTGCTGCACGACGTGATGAAGGTGGCCGAAATCTCCCCGGACAAGGGGTTCGACTACACCGACGAGGGCAAGCTCGTCGGCCACCTGGTGATGACGGCGCAGAAGATTCGCGAGAAGACGCTCGCCATCCCCGGCTTCCCGCCGCTGCTGGAGCAGCACCTCACCCACCTGGTCATCTCCCACCACGGCCACCTCGAGTACGGCAGCCCCAAGGTGCCGATGACGCTGGAGGCGCACATCGTCCACGCGCTCGACTCGCTGGACTCGCGCATCGCCTCGTGGCTGGAGGCCATGCAGAAGGACTCCAACGAGAAGTGGACGGACGTGCTGCGCCACTACGACCGGCAGCTCTGGAAGGGCCCGGCGCCGACGTCGCGCGGCCGCGCCCCGGTGGAGGGCGGCGGAGGCGGCCGCCGCAAGTCCCGCGAGGAGAAGCGCAAGAACCGGGGCGACAAGCCGCAGCAGCAGGCTGCCGCCCCGGCCGAGGGTGCCGCCGCGCCGCAGCCCGCCCGCGACGAGCAGCGCCCGCCCCGCCGCGAGCGCCCGCCCCGCGAGGAGCGTGCGCGCGAGGACCGTCCGCCCCGCGAGGACCGGCCGCCTCGCGAGGATCGTCCTCCCCGTGAGGAGCGTGCGCCCCGGCCTCCCCGTGAGGAGCGCCCGCCGCGAGACCCGAACTCGCTGCCCCGCGAGCTGACCTTCAAGCCGTTCAGCGCGCTGACCTCCATCGCCCCGGCCGGCAACGGTAACGGCGAGGGCTCCTCGGAGAGCTGA
- a CDS encoding NAD(P)/FAD-dependent oxidoreductase, which translates to MAYRVNNIGLWLDEPEELLGQRAAEKLGVTRSDLASVRVVRSVLDARKKGSPRYIYTLEVELAPGRKPARLPPDVGEAPPPPEALPPVKPPERWPIIIGTGPAGLFCALGLMERGVRSILVERGREVVTRRKDVAKLMRDGSLDPESNMNFGEGGAGAYTDGKLSTRINHPMVRKVIEAFAKYGAPDHILIEGKPHIGSDLLPGAVAKLRDELIAGGCQVLFETRVEDLHYRDGRVAGVKLSDGRTLESDRVILAPGNSARELYERFAADGRVSVEAKPFALGFRAEHPQALINSIQYGNAAKNPRLPPADYKLAENLDVDGEVRGVYSFCMCPGGIVVPTPTQDGLQCTNGMSNSRRNAKYANAGIVVSVSVADFEREGFRGPLAGLEFQRHWESKAYELGGGRFYAPAQTIPDYLAGRVKKDPGGTSYRPGLAHTDLNRLFPARLTESLKQALRTFERKMRGFISEEGKLIGIESRTSSPVRITRGEDLQSVSLKGLYPAGEGCGYAGGIVSSAIDGLRVAEQIATELS; encoded by the coding sequence ATGGCGTATCGGGTGAACAACATCGGGCTGTGGCTGGACGAGCCGGAGGAGCTGCTCGGTCAGCGGGCCGCGGAGAAGCTCGGGGTCACCCGCTCCGACCTCGCCTCCGTGCGGGTGGTGCGCTCGGTGCTCGACGCCCGGAAGAAGGGCAGCCCGCGCTACATCTACACGCTGGAGGTGGAGCTGGCGCCCGGCCGCAAGCCGGCCCGCCTGCCCCCCGACGTGGGCGAGGCCCCTCCGCCCCCGGAGGCCCTGCCGCCGGTGAAGCCGCCGGAGCGGTGGCCCATCATCATCGGCACCGGCCCCGCGGGGCTGTTCTGCGCCCTGGGGCTGATGGAGCGCGGGGTGCGCAGCATCCTGGTGGAGCGCGGCCGCGAGGTGGTGACGCGCCGCAAGGACGTGGCGAAGCTGATGCGCGACGGCTCGCTGGACCCCGAGAGCAACATGAACTTCGGCGAGGGCGGCGCCGGGGCCTACACGGACGGCAAGCTGTCCACGCGCATCAACCACCCCATGGTGCGCAAGGTCATCGAGGCCTTCGCGAAGTACGGCGCGCCGGACCACATCCTCATCGAGGGCAAGCCGCACATCGGCTCGGACCTGCTGCCGGGCGCGGTGGCGAAGCTGCGCGACGAGCTCATCGCCGGCGGGTGCCAGGTGCTCTTCGAGACGCGGGTGGAGGACCTGCACTACCGGGACGGCCGCGTGGCCGGCGTGAAGCTGTCCGACGGGCGCACCCTGGAGAGCGACCGCGTCATCCTCGCCCCCGGCAACTCCGCGCGCGAGCTGTACGAGCGCTTCGCCGCCGACGGCCGGGTGAGCGTGGAGGCCAAGCCCTTCGCGCTGGGCTTCCGCGCCGAGCACCCCCAGGCGCTCATCAACAGCATCCAGTACGGCAACGCGGCGAAGAACCCGCGCCTGCCTCCCGCCGACTACAAGCTGGCGGAGAACCTGGACGTGGACGGCGAGGTGCGTGGCGTCTACTCGTTCTGCATGTGCCCCGGCGGCATCGTGGTGCCCACGCCCACGCAGGACGGCCTGCAGTGCACCAATGGCATGAGCAACTCGCGCCGCAACGCGAAGTACGCCAACGCCGGCATCGTCGTCTCCGTGTCGGTGGCGGACTTCGAGCGCGAGGGCTTCCGGGGGCCGCTGGCGGGCCTGGAGTTCCAGCGCCACTGGGAGTCCAAGGCGTACGAGCTCGGCGGCGGCCGCTTCTACGCCCCGGCCCAGACGATTCCGGACTACCTGGCCGGCCGCGTGAAGAAGGACCCGGGCGGCACCAGCTACCGGCCCGGCCTGGCGCACACGGACCTCAACCGCCTCTTCCCGGCGCGGCTCACCGAGTCGCTCAAGCAGGCGCTGCGCACCTTCGAGCGGAAGATGCGCGGCTTCATCAGCGAGGAGGGCAAGCTCATCGGCATCGAGAGCCGCACGTCCTCGCCGGTGCGGATCACGCGGGGCGAGGACCTGCAGTCGGTGTCCCTCAAGGGGCTCTATCCCGCGGGCGAGGGCTGTGGCTACGCGGGCGGCATCGTGTCGTCCGCCATTGATGGCCTGCGCGTCGCTGAGCAGATTGCCACCGAGCTATCCTGA
- a CDS encoding HD domain-containing phosphohydrolase → MAKRLGERLIEAGLVNAGAVEQALEHQKITGHKLGDCLVELGLLQEAALLRFLASEFQTRFVTADKLAKAKIATEVLDRLPVRLAEAQNVLPLAVDPERKLLSVVAAEPQNKALMDEIALVTGMSEVYAYVGLRSAIAAAIRKHYYGDPTAFTALLESASAQGRAPEMGSRPGAAEHGRTTTTARSTMTGLSLQYRMETDPRMRVQRPSSSGTPAVRPSTQRREPGGPRGMVSDSDYVETLSIMVGLLEQDRQRHRGHSAQLARQAGIVGQRMGMPHKELTALAIAAYLHDLGKPSERHFSLASNAVSPDWKAQAKVACRTPTKLFETVHLPAQVNTILAQLYEAWDGSGTPQGAKGEDITLGARILAAVDSFLELTKNPGNALGKALPKEQALEHLRKNAGVLYDPMVADIVIQLQSGELLRHRLESEGRQVLVVEPDEAARGELLEAVLKQGLVAHALSTMEGAQDGLARQDCDVLVVSLRLGQQEVLELLQQARSAPETAGLPILVVGEPDAATRERLLMGGATSVLPPGDRPAVASAVRERLEDRVLHNGPGRVVRGSFDELPPRELLRTLSGGLKSGRLQLRQHTLEGFLHLERGRVVFASFGGILGEPALQALLKLKQADFQYDPDALLLDVPQMDQDLQDLQALAGAVNAG, encoded by the coding sequence ATGGCGAAGAGGTTGGGAGAGCGCCTCATCGAGGCGGGCCTCGTCAACGCGGGGGCCGTCGAGCAGGCCCTGGAGCACCAGAAAATCACCGGCCACAAGCTGGGTGACTGCCTGGTGGAGCTGGGGCTGCTCCAGGAGGCGGCGCTGCTGCGCTTCCTGGCCTCGGAGTTCCAGACGCGCTTCGTCACCGCGGACAAGCTGGCCAAGGCGAAGATTGCCACCGAGGTGCTGGACCGGCTTCCGGTGCGCCTGGCGGAAGCGCAGAACGTGCTGCCGCTGGCGGTGGACCCGGAGCGCAAGCTGCTGTCGGTGGTGGCCGCCGAGCCGCAGAACAAGGCGCTGATGGACGAGATTGCCCTCGTCACCGGCATGTCGGAGGTCTACGCGTACGTGGGCCTGCGCAGCGCCATCGCCGCGGCCATCCGCAAGCACTACTACGGCGACCCCACCGCCTTCACCGCGCTGCTGGAGTCCGCCAGCGCGCAGGGCCGAGCGCCCGAAATGGGCTCCCGCCCGGGCGCGGCGGAGCACGGCCGCACCACCACCACCGCGCGCAGCACCATGACGGGCCTCAGCCTCCAGTACCGCATGGAGACGGACCCGCGCATGCGGGTGCAGCGCCCCAGCAGCAGCGGCACCCCGGCCGTCCGCCCCTCCACCCAGCGCCGCGAGCCGGGTGGCCCGCGCGGCATGGTCAGCGACAGCGACTACGTGGAGACGCTGAGCATCATGGTGGGCCTGCTGGAGCAGGACCGGCAGCGCCACCGCGGCCACTCCGCGCAGCTCGCGCGGCAGGCGGGCATCGTCGGCCAGCGCATGGGCATGCCCCACAAGGAGCTGACGGCGCTGGCCATCGCCGCCTACCTGCATGACCTGGGCAAGCCGTCCGAGCGCCACTTCTCCCTGGCCAGCAACGCCGTCAGCCCCGACTGGAAGGCGCAGGCCAAGGTGGCGTGCCGCACGCCCACCAAGCTGTTCGAGACGGTGCACCTGCCCGCGCAGGTGAACACCATCCTCGCCCAGCTCTACGAGGCCTGGGACGGCTCGGGCACGCCCCAGGGCGCCAAGGGCGAGGACATCACCCTGGGCGCGCGCATCCTCGCCGCGGTGGACAGCTTCCTCGAGCTGACGAAGAACCCGGGCAACGCGCTGGGCAAGGCCCTGCCGAAGGAGCAGGCCCTGGAGCACCTGCGCAAGAACGCGGGCGTGCTCTATGACCCGATGGTGGCGGACATCGTCATCCAGCTCCAGAGCGGCGAATTGCTGCGCCACCGGCTGGAGAGCGAAGGCCGGCAGGTGCTCGTCGTGGAGCCGGACGAGGCGGCGCGCGGAGAGCTGCTGGAGGCGGTGCTGAAGCAAGGCCTGGTGGCCCACGCGCTGTCCACGATGGAGGGCGCCCAGGACGGGCTGGCCCGGCAGGACTGCGACGTGCTGGTGGTGAGCCTGCGCCTGGGACAGCAGGAGGTGCTGGAGCTGCTCCAGCAGGCGCGCTCGGCGCCGGAGACAGCGGGGCTGCCCATCCTCGTGGTGGGAGAGCCGGACGCGGCCACGCGCGAGCGGCTGTTGATGGGCGGAGCCACGAGCGTCCTCCCGCCGGGAGACCGGCCCGCGGTGGCCAGCGCGGTGCGCGAGCGCCTGGAAGACCGGGTGCTGCACAACGGCCCGGGCCGCGTGGTGCGCGGCAGCTTCGACGAGCTGCCCCCGCGCGAGCTGCTGCGCACGCTGTCCGGTGGGCTCAAGAGCGGGCGGCTCCAACTGCGCCAGCACACGCTGGAGGGCTTCCTCCACCTGGAGCGCGGCCGCGTCGTCTTCGCATCCTTCGGCGGCATCCTGGGCGAGCCCGCGCTGCAGGCGCTGCTGAAGCTGAAGCAGGCGGACTTCCAGTACGACCCGGACGCGCTGCTGCTCGACGTGCCGCAGATGGACCAGGACCTCCAGGACCTGCAGGCCCTGGCCGGCGCCGTCAACGCGGGGTGA
- a CDS encoding diacylglycerol kinase family protein, which translates to MNVPVRPPSAFPPRHGSGLFASFGHAWAGLIHTVVHQRNMRVHLISAVLVGLVGSGIPLGLAEKVTLIFCVLLIFFAEILNSALEHLVDLAVQQFDEKARLTKDAAAAGVLVLALGTVVIFAAILVHNWDTVRGSTDAIVRQVVLGVPLTVCILALVLPQRRPLGVDVGAFLGGGALLVLLAQRSASIVFTAMTGGLLVVAGAAAYERRRELRSAVGAAADSPVSGNKKTG; encoded by the coding sequence ATGAACGTACCTGTCCGGCCACCCTCCGCCTTCCCTCCCCGTCACGGCTCGGGGCTGTTCGCCTCGTTCGGCCATGCGTGGGCGGGGCTCATCCACACCGTCGTCCACCAGCGCAACATGCGCGTCCACCTCATCTCCGCGGTGCTGGTGGGCCTGGTGGGCAGCGGCATCCCGCTGGGGCTCGCGGAGAAGGTGACGCTCATCTTCTGCGTCCTGCTCATCTTCTTCGCCGAAATCCTCAACAGCGCGCTGGAGCACCTGGTCGACCTGGCCGTCCAGCAGTTCGACGAGAAGGCCCGCCTCACCAAGGACGCGGCCGCCGCCGGCGTGCTGGTGCTGGCGCTGGGCACGGTGGTCATCTTCGCCGCCATCCTCGTGCACAACTGGGACACGGTGCGTGGCAGCACGGACGCCATCGTCCGGCAGGTCGTGCTGGGAGTGCCGCTCACCGTGTGCATCCTCGCCCTGGTGCTGCCTCAACGCCGCCCCCTCGGGGTGGACGTGGGCGCCTTCCTGGGCGGTGGCGCGCTGCTGGTGCTGCTGGCGCAGCGCTCGGCCAGCATCGTCTTCACCGCGATGACGGGAGGCCTGCTCGTGGTGGCCGGCGCGGCCGCGTACGAGCGGAGACGGGAGCTTCGGTCAGCGGTGGGGGCGGCGGCCGATTCGCCAGTCAGCGGAAACAAAAAGACCGGCTGA
- a CDS encoding golvesin C-terminal-like domain-containing protein: MTSASYRERARLGGAALALLLTSTLARAHAPAPTLDEGACGLEPPGVEYVPLPGPRPHESRRLSAAEPPVVRREAPGGAVRAALAGVPQTRVRGGALSGKVVYLSPGHGFTRSAPLDRWATQRPNTWAVVEDLISAEVLNQYLLPMLMGAGATVVPVREPDLNARMAIVDDGQAGAYTEAGDVFQSSAQKGWGALPSPMGNSVEPFTLGTTRVMTTAATATASATWAPEVPVDGAYHVYVSYAADPTRATDAHYVVRHAGGESHFRVNQRRHGGTWVLLGRFYFKAGRHPEAGSVVAMNDSAAGGTVSLDAVRFGGGSGLIGDAEIPPLPRPRYEESARYHVQFSGAPASVYAPTGANALANERNADVSARPRFAAWLHEDGEDAVYVAWHTNASTSGNVAGTEAYVYGPNPVDGTLNFTGVPGSDVMARALLDEIGRDLRREVDPTWRVRTLRSANLGEVNPTHNPEMPSVLLEMAYHDNLTDSNRLKEPTFRRVAARAILQGLIKYFAARDGVPVLLPPEAPSAVLARNGLDGAVEVRWAVPTANPDEEGRDAPTGYRVYQSADGQAWDEGTEVLGTSFSATLAPGTVRYFRVAALNAGGEGFPSAIVGVRTPQGAQVPVLLVNAFERLDSAMACAEALDAYDLAAPVRLLVEAMNDGTYVRRHGEALAHAATAFDSATSAALPAGLFSLGAPYRMVDWFTGRGGADSARPTRAEQDALRAFVTGGGHLLLSGTQVTSALAVGSAEDQAFLADILRAAPAGGTPPLTVEGLPGGWLSGVPAAELDDGTRGAFPVGVTDVLTPASGGSPVLRYTGTDLVAGVASAASGSSGQVLLLGVPFEGIVSRARRGQLLSAFLVNAGLLAQVPPPPAEDPGGTGPGLLTACVAARGVDPHPPPPPPPPPPPPPPQPVVLDEAPQFYYPLGDSGCGCGAGAGTGSSIWLLLGVIVQLRRARRRTNDAKR, from the coding sequence GTGACTTCTGCTTCCTACCGTGAGAGGGCGCGCCTGGGTGGCGCGGCCCTGGCCCTCCTGTTGACTTCCACGCTGGCCCGGGCCCACGCCCCGGCCCCCACCCTGGACGAGGGGGCCTGTGGCCTGGAGCCCCCCGGCGTCGAGTACGTCCCCCTCCCGGGCCCCCGGCCGCACGAGTCCCGCCGGCTGTCCGCCGCGGAGCCGCCCGTGGTGCGGCGCGAAGCCCCGGGTGGGGCGGTGCGCGCCGCGCTCGCCGGTGTGCCGCAGACGCGGGTACGGGGTGGGGCGCTGTCCGGCAAGGTGGTGTACCTGAGCCCGGGGCACGGCTTCACGCGGAGCGCGCCGCTGGACCGGTGGGCCACGCAGCGCCCCAACACCTGGGCGGTGGTGGAGGACCTCATCTCCGCGGAGGTGCTCAACCAGTACCTGCTGCCGATGCTGATGGGGGCGGGCGCCACGGTGGTGCCGGTGCGCGAGCCGGACCTCAACGCGCGCATGGCCATCGTCGACGATGGGCAGGCCGGCGCCTACACCGAGGCCGGCGACGTCTTCCAGTCCTCCGCCCAGAAGGGGTGGGGGGCGCTTCCGTCGCCCATGGGCAACAGCGTGGAGCCCTTCACGCTGGGCACCACCCGCGTCATGACGACGGCGGCCACCGCCACCGCGAGCGCGACGTGGGCGCCGGAAGTCCCGGTGGACGGCGCGTACCACGTCTACGTCTCGTACGCGGCGGACCCGACGCGGGCGACGGACGCGCACTACGTGGTGCGGCACGCGGGCGGTGAGAGCCACTTCCGCGTCAACCAGCGCCGCCACGGCGGCACGTGGGTGCTGCTCGGCCGCTTCTACTTCAAGGCCGGCCGGCACCCGGAAGCCGGGTCCGTGGTGGCGATGAACGACTCGGCGGCGGGCGGTACGGTGTCGCTGGACGCGGTGCGCTTCGGTGGCGGCAGCGGCCTCATTGGCGACGCGGAGATTCCCCCGCTGCCCCGGCCCCGCTACGAGGAGTCCGCGCGCTACCACGTGCAGTTCAGCGGCGCGCCCGCGTCCGTGTACGCGCCCACCGGGGCCAACGCGCTGGCCAACGAGCGCAACGCGGATGTCAGCGCGCGCCCCCGCTTCGCCGCGTGGCTGCACGAGGATGGCGAGGACGCGGTGTACGTGGCCTGGCACACCAATGCGTCCACCTCCGGCAACGTGGCGGGCACGGAGGCCTACGTGTACGGGCCCAACCCGGTGGACGGCACGCTCAACTTCACCGGAGTGCCCGGCAGCGACGTCATGGCGCGCGCGCTGCTGGACGAAATCGGAAGGGACCTCCGCCGCGAGGTGGACCCCACCTGGCGGGTGCGCACGCTGCGGTCGGCCAACCTGGGCGAGGTGAACCCCACGCACAACCCGGAGATGCCCTCCGTGCTGCTGGAGATGGCGTACCACGACAACCTCACCGACTCGAACCGGCTGAAGGAGCCCACCTTCCGCCGCGTGGCGGCGCGCGCCATCCTCCAGGGCCTCATCAAGTACTTCGCCGCGCGCGACGGCGTGCCCGTGCTCCTGCCCCCCGAGGCGCCTTCCGCGGTGCTCGCGCGCAACGGCCTGGACGGCGCGGTGGAGGTCCGCTGGGCCGTCCCCACCGCGAACCCGGACGAGGAGGGCCGCGACGCGCCCACCGGCTACCGCGTCTACCAGAGCGCGGACGGGCAGGCCTGGGACGAGGGAACCGAGGTGCTGGGGACGAGCTTCTCCGCGACGCTGGCCCCGGGCACGGTGCGCTACTTCCGCGTGGCCGCGCTCAACGCGGGCGGGGAGGGCTTCCCGTCCGCCATCGTCGGGGTACGCACGCCCCAGGGGGCACAGGTGCCCGTGCTGCTCGTCAACGCCTTCGAGCGGCTCGACTCCGCGATGGCGTGCGCCGAGGCGCTGGACGCGTACGACCTGGCGGCGCCGGTGCGCCTGCTGGTGGAGGCGATGAACGACGGCACCTACGTGCGGCGCCATGGCGAGGCGCTCGCGCACGCGGCCACCGCCTTCGACAGCGCCACCAGCGCGGCGCTTCCCGCGGGGCTGTTCTCGCTCGGCGCGCCCTACCGGATGGTGGACTGGTTCACCGGCCGGGGCGGGGCGGACAGCGCCCGGCCCACGCGCGCGGAGCAGGACGCGCTGCGCGCCTTCGTCACCGGGGGCGGCCATCTGCTGCTTTCGGGCACCCAGGTGACGTCGGCGCTCGCGGTGGGCTCGGCCGAGGACCAGGCCTTCCTGGCGGACATCCTCCGGGCCGCGCCGGCCGGTGGGACGCCGCCGCTCACGGTGGAGGGCCTGCCTGGCGGCTGGCTCTCGGGCGTGCCCGCGGCGGAGCTGGATGACGGCACGCGCGGGGCATTCCCGGTGGGCGTGACGGACGTGCTCACCCCCGCTTCCGGCGGCTCGCCGGTGCTGCGCTACACGGGGACGGACCTGGTGGCCGGCGTGGCCTCCGCGGCCTCGGGCTCCAGTGGCCAGGTGCTGCTGCTGGGGGTGCCCTTCGAGGGCATCGTCAGCCGGGCGCGGCGCGGGCAGCTGCTGTCCGCATTCCTGGTGAACGCAGGCCTGCTTGCCCAGGTGCCGCCTCCACCGGCCGAGGACCCCGGTGGCACGGGCCCTGGCCTGCTCACGGCCTGCGTGGCCGCGCGCGGGGTGGACCCGCATCCGCCGCCTCCGCCTCCCCCGCCTCCGCCTCCTCCTCCCCCGCAGCCGGTGGTCCTGGATGAGGCGCCGCAGTTCTACTATCCGCTGGGGGACTCCGGCTGCGGCTGCGGGGCCGGGGCGGGAACGGGCTCCAGTATCTGGCTGTTGCTCGGGGTGATTGTTCAGCTTCGGCGTGCGCGCCGTCGCACGAACGACGCGAAGCGTTGA